GGGAAAAGTCTCTGGTTGACAGTTCTTCAGTAGAAGTGGGGGCTGCGGATCATGACGTGGGGGGGGTGGTGAGGGggcatctgctgctgctgcatcacCAGCTGCGGGACTACCTGCAGCGGGTAAAAGACCCGGCCGGTGGCGGGGTAGTGGGGTCGCTGTCCGGCCAAGCGGTGATACTGCACCGGGGGCAGAGGCTGGAACATCAGGGGTGGGATGTGGGGAGCGAGGTAGTCCTGCACCTCCCGTTTCAACTTCATCCTCCTGTTCTGGAACCAGGTCCTCACCTGGAAGAAAGCACGAATGCAGTTAGAACCCAACCAGAGCAATGCAGACTCAGGGAATCCATCATTGGAAATGCGTTTAGTTGTGATGTGAGccctattttttttcttcttacctgAGTTTCTGTGAGCTTCAGTTTCTGCGCCGCCTTCACTCTCTCTCCGGCATCCAGGTATTTGTGCTTGGTGAAGATCTTCTCCAGCTTGCCGATCTGCTCCGGGGTGAACTTGGTGCGCACACGGCGCTGCGCTGCGTCCTTCTCCATGTCACTTCCCTCAGAGGAAGCAGCCTCGCTCTCGTACCCGGAGGAATACCCGCTGATTTCTGAAACTGTAAGTGCAGGAAAAACCGGTTACAAACACCGCTTGTGCGTAAAGATCGAATCGTTGGTTTAAAGTTGTGGGCCTACTGCTGTACTTACTTGGCGAGGCGCAGCTTGTTGGATGGAAAGGGGAGCACATGAGGCTGGAGTCGTGCCCGCTCTCTCTCCCCGCTGGCTCCGTGGGTTCATCGGGCTTGGATGCTTTGGGTTTGGGCTGCAGGTAACCTTTGCCAAAAGCCGGCGGGCGCGGCTGCACCATGCAGGGAATGTGAGGTCTGCAGGTCGGCGCGGTATCCACGCCAGCTCCGTGTCCTTCCTCGGTCCGCGCAGTGTGCTGATGGCTCTGGGCCAGCCAGTCCACAGAAAAGTATTTCACCATGTTCTCAGTTCTGCTCAGTGACCTGTAAATCCGGCAGATGTCAGAGGGAGTGTGGGGTAGCAGCCTCTGGCCAGTGTCAGCTTTTATAGCGCCCTAGCCTTTGGTTTTCCCTATTTGCATATGTAGAGGCCCTTGTTAACGCCTGATCGATCCCGATGATTAGGGGTTAATGGCTCGTTATTGAAGTCTTTACATatcctgtgagtgtgtgaagaCCTGGCGCCGCCGAGTCTGTGAGAACCCTCCTGAGCTCATACATTTGTCCGCCCCGACTGAAACCACTGGGGGCtctgcagaaacagaaacagctgGATCTCCTGCAGAGGTGGAGACCACTTTCATGTTGCTGCGGCCTGCATACAGAAGCACCGGGGAAAAGGTGTCAAAATAACCAGTCTTCTTAGGCCGGGCTCAGCAGGGACTCTGACTTAAAACAATACAACTTAATTTGTCCATGACTGATCTAATGTCTATCTTAATTACCTTAGGAGTTATCAAATAGGCCTGAGTAGTTGTAGTTGTAGCTGTGCTTACATGCAACTCTACTGCTTTCatatacttttacttcattTCAAGAGTTAATTCTGTGCTCCGCTATTTCTTATTATTATCAAATAAGACGTTACACATAAATATGGTCCGTTTATGAAATATGGAGCTGTGTTACAGACTAATCTACCAAATCCCCCTTGATCACCAAGCAGCCTATTGCTTATATTAATGTAGTGGGTCAAGGACCTAAActgaaaacaattattttttttttttttttttttttacattaataatattttttctgCTACTGGGGTCCCTGATGGGATTTTTGCACAGAAAGTGTATAAAACCCATGACCAACATAGTCATAActcccctttttttctgtgtgggaACCCTTGGGGTTaccatctaaaaaaaaaagtatgtattaATGTATCAGCAATATGAATCAATTACTATAACAAGAGCATCGGCTATTCTGCATGGAGATAACTTATTACGCACACTTATatttgcaggacttttacttgtattgcagtattttttttatattgtggcTTTTAGATGTTTAATACAATGCTGTAAATACTTCCAGCATCCCCTGGATgatatgacatacagtatatctgtatTATAGCTCCACATTTGAGTTCCTAACCCTATAGTGATCCGTGTTTTACGCATGGTACTTGATCTGTGGTAAATCATCCACCTCAGCTCTCTGCAATGAGCGGTGGAGCTGCAGTGGGAAAAAGCAATCGTTTGGTATTGACATGTCTTTGATACCCCGGTGAGTGCTGGCGCCGGCTACCCAAGAGCCAGTATTTGGCACAGAGGCGCTTCAAACGTTCCAGATCAAAGGTTTTACAGTAGCAACACAATTACTGCTGATTGTCGAGCCGTTCATATGGAGATATGCTAAAACAAGCTTCGAGgaagcggtgtgtgtgtggggggagggtGGATTTGAATGCCTCACATACCAACGGCtgcacattttacagatagCACTCATGCTGTTTGGGCCTTAATGCAGAGATTGATGTTTTACGCATTAATTACGCGTAATGCGTAAAACATCAATAGTAAATCAATAGTAAAACAGCTTATGAATTGAAAAGAGTGCATGCACTCCTTTCAATTCATAAGCTGTTAGTAATTTAgctattatatatttattcattgatTTGAAACTTGGAAGGACTATTTACACTATTAATGGTATTTACAGCTCGCCATTATAACGCATAGTTCATGTTTAGGTTGGGTTTAGCGcaatttaaattacatttgcgACATTTTGAGAAACGTTATTGTGATTGTTTATTCCTTTCTGATTATCTCAAGTGTTTTTACGTGGGTTAAGACAAAGAGAATCAGAAGAACGTCAGCTTCATTCAGTGGATAATAAATGAATCAGATCCTTATAAAGTCAAATGATCCACTTTTCATTAGCTTTGAGTGGCCAGCCCTCTCCCCTGGGTGGTAAAACGATGACTGACAGTATCACTTCATGTCTATTAGCTACCAAATAGACGCAAATACAACTTTccagcaggcagacagacagcgCCTGACCCTGCGGGGAGATTTCTCCGCACGCAGCTGCGCAGGGACAATAACGCGCTAAACTGATCGTTAAGTTCTATGACAAAGCAGATAAGAGGCAGGGCCTGCTTGTCTCCTTTTATCACCGATGGAGTCCCTTTTGGAGCTCTTTATCTCTGAAGCTTTGAAGATGCGCCCTGATCCCGGTAGATAACAATACAAAGCACCCGGGACGTCGCCGTCACACTGCGGCGATTTCCTCACCTCTGCGCCGGCATGTGGGCTCTGCCTGTCCCGGACGATAGGCTGGGACCGGTGATTGGATTTTAAGTTCTAATGGGAGACTGGATGCAAAAATTATAATCGTCCTATAGGTTTTTCTGTGCACTTTGGAAGTGGTATCACAATCCTGTATATTTCATAACCCCTATGGCAAATACACTGAGTGCATTTTGGGCTTAAACGAGCCTTTTCAGGTTATGTATGACAATATGTACAAGGGCTGGGATGACATGCTTTTGTCCCAATTCAATTATTTGGCCAAACATGGCTGCCGATTTGATTTGTGCTGTGGttctctgttgtggtttggggtttttgttgggtttgttttcccgtttctgcctccttgtgaatgtctcagtgttttcccagNNNNNNNNNNNNNNNNNNNNNNNNNNNNNNNNNNNNNNNNNNNNNNNNNNNNNNNNNNNNNNNNNNNNNNNNNNNNNNNNNNNNNNNNNNNNNNNNNNNNTAAACGCTTTAGTGAAGCTCCCTCcggcctgctgcctgttgcttttgggtcctcacctcaccccccaccgTAACAGTTCTCATTTCCTTCCTGAACTTCCTAACACTTAGCAACATTTCAATAATACACATCTAGGGACCATATTATAATATTTgatacatttccaaaaacttattgttttctaagaagaatgcacatcacatgtcagtcagtctgacatttatttaacttgtaaagaaatactgtacataacttGGATTTTCTGCTTTCCGTCTGTTTAGCTGGAAACGGATATGATGTACGTAAAATATTTAGCTCATTCTttggtaaattaaataaaaaataagttttgtttCTGGAGAAAAGAATCCATTTTAGAAattgttgccaaaaaaaaaaaatcacaatacatacgattttgtattttcagacaGTGGTGCAATGGACAGTGGTGGTAGAAGTCCATTATTCAAGCAAATACTCCATTAGAAGTACAGGTCCTGCATTTGAAAGTTTGATTTAAGTACaatttttctcttattttaccAGGAATATTCCCCCTGAGACCCATAATCTCCTTTATAAAGGAGCCCTGGCAACAGTCTTGTCAGGAAATGATATCTAACATGGCTAACCAGTGTTCAGTGAGAGGACATGTGAAGGTGACCATGAAGTCAACACCAAGATAAAGGGACAAACATTCTCACCCAGTAACTTTCACCAAGAACCAGTACAGGTTTGAGGAGTCAGAAGAGAACCAAAAAGTGAGCCAATTTGTgtaaatctgtcattttttgattaaaatgacaTTGCATACGCATCATTTAATGTTGTAGCATGTTGAAGTGGAGCAGGTTTAGTACATCATGCATGATGTACTGATGGACAGAGTACTCTATTACAGTGCATCTTTCTTTATTACAGCATTACAGGTTTTGtaggtaacactttacaaaaaggtcacaaaaagggtagtttctctttttcagaagggtagttttagtgttttttttccctcctgaGACAGAGTAACTACCCATCTGAAAAAGTGTAACTACCCTTTTTTGTGTAACTTATTGTAAAGTGCTAAAGTTTTGTGTGTATAACCTTACTTCGCAAAGTAACCACAGCTGTCAGACACATGCAGTGGATTCAAACGCACATGGTTTTACtattaaatgtaatgaaataaaagtatgaagtagcatGGAATGAATATACTCAAGTAGAATATTAACCAACGTTGCTTAACTACAGTACTTGAGTATACAGACATTCTTCCAGAACAGGTCCAAAACAGGCCTAACAGTTTTTTGACACTTTGatactttatttaaattcatgAGAACTGCAttttagtctcgctttgccaggccttcctccacagcgctgcaaaggagggtctgaccagtccacacagcattctgggatgggggaaaaacatgctcttgtCTTTTTATAGTCTTTGGTGGTGCTAAGCCCGGTACGCAGCCCCGGCCGCTGCTAAATTACCCcatgaaggaacttgttttggtggaacatgtatacATTCAACAGgagttttagtcatgcaacagaaaactcagattggacagatagtcttgctagctgtctggatttaccctgcagagatctgaggaccctccaaccatagtcctcagaaatccaccggacgttaaaattccaaaacaaagagagaggaaggtaacggacatcctgacaaaaagagggacatctggcggaatttctgTGGATTGAACGTGTTGATCCCCTATAGCACTTCAACCGGCTTTATAACTAAAAAATAACGTGGAAATCTCTTTTTACAATAGGGGATCTTTAAAGCCTTtcaagaggagaggaagagcagCTATGGCTCCAACCGCCACACTCCCCATCCTGTGACACATGTACCAAGGCTGGAACCTGCCGCTCAGCCGTTCCATCACGGATATTGTCTGACAATAATACGCTTTGGCAAGACGGGGCTTAGAAAATCTCATTTATTTGGCTAAATTAAGCAAATCTTCATAGCACGTCACATTCCATCGCCACGGTGTGTTTCACGGCAGAAGACCAcggagagacaaaaagagagagagagagagagagagagagagagcgggtgGGGATATAGACAAAATAGACACCGACTGAACatcatttttcaaataacatTGTACACCACTGACATCTCATTATGTTGTATCATTTTCTCCCTAATGCCAAGGTCTTCTCTTGACAGTAAGCTCGTCCGGCTTTCACGACCATAGACTCTATGTTCCTGTTACACGATTAATAACGAATGCAATTATTTCACATTGTGCTGTTTGAGCGGCATTAATATTAGATATTAATGGACCAATCTAGTCTAATAAATCTCATTTGGTAAACTCCTAATCGGTAGACAAGCAGAAACTGCGTGTCGTAGGTTAagcaaaaatatataatcaatCCAACTTTTagtaaatgtattacattttacatattattttggtgcgtttaaaaaaaagtcacatgttTCAGCAAAATCAAACATACATTTGTCATGGGTGGATTCTCCTACTAGGGGGCCCGGTAGATTGCTTGtgattactgtatattttgcaATAAGTCAGTATTGGAGAAGTTAAAgatttgacctgatgatggcggtAAACAAAAAGTGAAGTGATCGGTGGATCCATAAATCATGAGGATTCGTTCTCCACGGACCAAGAATATTTGTACCAAACCTGTACCATTGTTCATCACACGGACATTGCCAGGAAAGCAGGATTCCACCTAAAGACCCTCATTGTGTCAGTTTTATTcccaaaaaaagttacaatcgATCATATTACCACATTgctattggggggggggggggtctttggCCCTGGTCCAGCTGGTCTGCATGGCTGCAATGATCAGTCCACATGAGTCCTACGCAGCCAAAATGGGTCAATTCCCAAATAATGATTAGAAATGTCAATATATgagctgagaaaaaaatcattgcaaACTATTAACGCCACCTATTACTTCTCTTTGTGGAGGGGAAATATTCCGGGAAAACTCCCTGTGTAATCTCTagggtgttttaaaaaaagttgccaGGGGTCTAAACTCAATTCTTGACTTGAAGGAgaaatattatgttattttctgtcataaCTTTAACGTTACAATGTCCGATGTTAATGTTAAAGGTGGCCATAGCTTCATATAATGagataaacatatttaatagaAATCCCTGTGAGCTGAAACCTCAGATTTCCCACTGTCCTGAACGCTCCATCTTCAACAGTTGTTCTACTCTCAATGTcataacaatttaaaacaattataacaatgttatcactgtcactgtgtgtcGAGCTAAAGCATTCAgagattgttgtagcaaccaaggTAATAATAAGTTAGATTAATATAgagcatttcatgaaacccaaggatgctttacacaagtacaggggGGACAAAACGTCTGCAATAAATAGAAGGGGGAGGTTAATGTTGGCTACTGACTTACAATTGATTCGTGCATTctaagttattttatgaatgaattagAGATATTACATACCTGCGGGCCAATTCCAGGACGTTTTTcaaatcatttacaatcccgtaATTGTCTCTGTCGATAGCCCGACTGAGACTGACTCAAGTTTTGCCCGTTGTCTTCCACTTTCCCTTTGAGCTTTTAGTTGTGCTTTGTTAAATTTCCTTCTGTTCTGTGATGGTACTGCACCACTATCAGCCAgaactacagcagataactttgaaagaaaaaaaaaatacaattaggcctatataGAGAAATCTCCAgctaccttttacctggctggatccgctaacacaggcttttccggTGTTACAGCGAAATTTGTGACCCGTCAGAACGTGGTCCCGTCTATCTGCTgaaaatcaattttttgacTTTGCGGGATAAATCGGACCGGGGCAGAGgcattaattaaaatatataaacctAGCGTTCATTTCACTGTGTGTCTGGTtgttgctgttacaggtcatttatgatcatcagatggaaaACTACATTGtttcagaaatatttaaaagttacatgtAGTTACTTCAGGGTAAGGGGCCTTTGCAGATAGTGAACATGTGTCTGCAAGGCTCTGCTTTCAGGACAACAGAGACAGGCGAGGGTGGTGACTTGCGCATGGAGCCTCAGTCCGGGCTTGGACATCAGGCGCTGACCTGGTGCTGGTGACTCGCTCCGGGCTGTTGGATGTGACCGGGGCAGGGCTCATTGGAAAGTGGCCCTGACCCTCTTCAGCGTGTCCTGGATCCTCCGTGTCTGTCGCTCGCTGGACTGCTGGAAGTTGGCATCGTTGTCGGCGGCCAGGAGGTGGATGTCGGAGGCGGCCAGCCGGGCGATGCGGCGCCGAAGGTAGGCCTGCAGCTCCTGGTCCAGGCTGTAGGGGTACACAGCCTCCTGGAAGGCGTAGACCTGACTCACAACCTTTGCTATGCTCCTTGAGCCAAGGACGGACAGGTGGATGAGCGGGAGGAGcaacatgaaatggaaaaaagaacagaaggaaaagagaaaagatgcaaaacatttacatctaaggtagggctgcaacaaatgttgattttcaatgtcaattttctCGATTTATCGATTAGTTGTTGGGtctataaaatgacagaaaagggtgaaaaatgtggatcaaaGCCCAAGAttatgtcttcaaatgtcttgtgttGTCCACAACTCAAGACATAATCAGTTTATTGTCACAGAGGAGTcaagaaactaaaaaatattatttaatctTAGCAGCTCTTATCTAGCTGCATATCATACCCAAGCTTCCTCTTCTGGCAGCCTCACCAGGTACGTCTGTGACCTGATTTAGAGAGAGCGGGGATAACCGGGTCCACTTCAACCAGCTGTGTCCCTGCCTTTCCCTGCTAGATCTCCTGACCCCAACATCTGGCTACAGCCAGTCGCCTCCCAGCATCTGGCCCGAAACCTCCTTTCCAATCAAACCCCATCCCACGGGCGCCATCTGGTGCAACACTGGCACCCCCCTACCAACAGCCCAAATCCAACAGCTGTGCCATTACCATCCAACCGCCACTTGTTGTGACCTCGGCATCAGGTCGGCCATATTGGAGTGAAGGAGAAGGACACTCATGGCGAGTTGGCCAACTTTGTCATACATGGGTTGTTGGGATGTGGGGGGAGAGCTCATTTTCAGTTAATGACACTGACTGTTACTATATTGTGTCACAGGATAAGACAAGTGGCGGGCTAAATTAACTCGCTGTACGTCCATTTCAGCAACATCCCATGAGTGAAAATGATTGCATGCGGGATCTATCAATCAGTGGtggaactaagtacatttactccagtactgtatttaagtacacattttttgtactttacttgagtcttttctacTTGTACTCTGCTACATTACAGAGAGAAATGTAGCACATTTTACTGCATTATACTAATCTGATttagctttagttacttgttGTTTTACACATTCAGATTGTTGCACTCAAAACACGGGTAGTGTATGAATAGGacgttttattataaattaaaccaGGTCATTATATAACGGCCcatccagctgaaatgattagaccatgaCCATTAGACTGTttttgcattgagtactttaCATTTACTTTCAGTATATTTTCCTGATCATACTTactaaagtgacattttaaatgcaggactttacttgtgacaacattttaaaagtttattagtacttttacttaagtaaaggatcggaatacttcttccaccactgcagccagacctttttttttttttttttactcagaaaGATACTCACTAAGGCTTTTATTACAAGCCATTCAGACTGGATTACCTAAAATGTCCATAAGGAAACTACAGATAGTTCCGAAGGTTGCGGCCAGAGTCTTAACGAATCAAGGAACATGAACCTTTTGTTTTCCATAGCGACAGCAACAGAGACTGGAAgttgaaagacaaaaagcagaaatagaattcaaaaaaactaaataaattggCGGGCCATGTACAGATCTGAAAGGGATTTCCCTCACCTGAGCTTGGGCCACTTGTAAGCTCCGGTGGTGAGCGCAAAGGCTCCGATCTCCAGCTTCTGGACGTGCATGGCCAGGATGTGCGCCGACGGCAGAGTGGGCCTCCTCCTCCTGGGTTCCCCCCCCATCAGACACAGGTCGTCACTCTTCAGAAACACCTGAGGAGACAGCAATGCAGCCGCACAGTAAATAAATTAGTTCTCGTTGGagtagaacattttgaaaattccCAATTAAGCCAAAGTTTCAAGGTGCTTGACGCAGAAATTAGCATGTCCAATGTAGCCGTGTGATTGGATTTCAAAGAGTTGAAGAGGATTTCCAACAAAGAGAGCATGGTTCTCTACTAGGGCTGGGCTAAAATTATAGATCTTTGTGTGAATGATCTGATTTAAGAAAACTTTAATCTTGGTGCTTTATAAAACATTTGAGGGTGGTTTCTTGCTTGTACAATGTACAACAGAAGGATTTTCACTTAATTGGGACCTTGTGAATCGGAACTGAATCGATTGAGGAAATGACTGGCGATGCCCTGCCTGATGCAGCTAAATAGAAAAGTTGGCAGGAGAGCGACGCGTGTTGTTTGATGCATCGGTGACTTTCAGATGCAGAGCCAGCTGTAAGCTCTCCGTACACAGGCGGCTTGCTTGGAGCTGTTTTCCTATTGATTTGTTTGCCCTGCGGCCTAGTTTCACAATATGTGACCAGCCTTCAGTTGCAAGCAACATACGTGTGTGCTTGCTCAAacgcgaacacacacacagacacacacacacctgcacagctCGCAGCTCCTCCAGGATCTCACACGCCTTGGAAGACAGATGTTTCCAAGCCTGTTGGCAAGAGAGGAGACACTTTTATTTACTAGTTTACTAAAGGAAGACTAATTATACCTTAGCTTTCAATGCAACATAAGAGTCAATGAATATAAGACATGGAAACACTGAAATTTCTTATTCTCAAAACGTTGTCTTTTAATTGcgtgaataatttaaaaaaagactcttATTCACCGGCTACGATCCTCCTCGTCGCGCTCACACTTTCTACATCTTATTTGAATGCATTAATGCAAATTACTCTTTTGTGAAACTAATTAAACACCACCCAATTCTATCACGGCTGAGGAAAACGTTTCGCTCGAGGGCGTGTGACTTATCACAGAAACTCAGAGTTTGTGTGAGGAGGGATTCATGAGACGCGGCCTTACTGGTAACTGCCTGACAATCACGTTCTCCAGACCGCCGAGGACCTGCATGGCTGTGGCAAAGTTCCTGGACTCGTAGCAGTGTTTTCCTATCCACAGATACTTGGTCAGCAAAGCAACTTGGGTCTGCGAGAGAGGAGAGCTTGCCATTAAAAACGAGGAAAAGCTAAACAAGGCAAAATGCAGAACCCCAGTAGGTCTTTAGGGTGGTATGCTTCTCCCGGGACTACATGAGAGCATGCCAACTGGAAAAAACCACAAGGAAAAGACTAGGCCAACAATGCACTGCGCAATGTGCTTAGTTATGTGTTAAAGCATTGTGAACACGTTGAAATGTCTAAAATAAATTGCATCGgacattagggctgggcaatacggtgaaaaacaaatatcacgaaatttttaaccaaatacctcgatattgataccgcgacgatattgtagtgttgtgttaaaatattgaaacaatgagatttgtaataaataatcatcagtggGTAAAGGTCTggtactttactgtaattcagtctttaaaaccaggaaaatacattacttatgtcatattacgatatccgagacaatctaagacaatatctagtctcatatcacgatatcaatataatttAGATGTATTGCTCAGCCCTATCTGACATTTTGAATGGGAATTAGAGTTTAAGAATGTTATTTTGAAGTAAGGACCTGGAATTAGTTGAAGTGTAATCCACTAAAAGCATATTGAACTTTTAATTTCAAGTTTAAGCTCCGtttattttgcagcggcaccgtggctccgtccagtccttagtgccgcccaagaccattgtgattggttgagaGCAACTGAGCAACCTTCTAGACTTAAAAGTAATCAGATGGAATGGATCAAATACTGATAGTAAAATGAGTCATTTTGGGGGGTTGTGACTGATTAACAGAcatctctttctccttcatGTAAGTCTTTGGGAAATAGTCTTTTTGGAACATTAAACATGTTCTagaagaaacccaaaatacaagtacgAACTTGAAAGTGAGCATAAAATGTTCCTTTAAGGTGGTGTTGAAGCACAAGAGAAAGTTGAAGTCTTTGGTGAAAGTGCCTTTAAAGTGTTTGCACCCTCATTTTTGGTATAAATTGCAGAAGCATTTTAAATTAGACAATCTACCAATAATGACACGGTTTGAAATTAGGATAAAGGACTATTTGAGTACTACATGCACATATGTTGTTATTGGTCGCTGCTGGTGATTATGTTGAGATGATGACAATAACGATATCGCGGCAATAATGCTGGATTTGTGCTTCgataaaacatttacacaatgagattttgataaataatcatcagtaatgcgGATccaatgactaagtgggtgaaAGCGAAAATtggaacagctagaacagtctgataagttgagaaaatgacatcactttaccgtaatgcagcctttaaaaccaggataCAACAACACTGGGGTCCTATCACGATTTGATGATATCCAaaactgccaaggtgctcttgagcaaggcaccaaacccccaactgcccctcactctgacatccctccatttagtgtatgtgtccatgtataggtcctgagcacgtgtgtgtaattcaggcctgtgtgtaatgtgtgtaataacaacagagtgtgaaTTGCAAATTCCcattgtgggactaataaaaggatacattattattattattattattattattaaaaggattAAGGCGACATCTAGCCGCATACTGCCCAGCCCTGGCTGAAGTATTAGAGCTAACATGTCAGTATGAAAGACATCCAAAATCTGAACGGATGTAAAGATGTCCTAAATGAGCTGattatttgaaaatgacaacatttgAATGGAGTGTTTATTTGAAAGTAGCTGAGAGATAAAGAGGTGtccataaaaagaaaacaaattcaaaaatacatgtattttttattgggTTTCTCAGCTATTTGTATGACAAATGACAACTTATGAAGCCATAAGAAGactttttgtttagattttttataaACCATTTAACCATGAGACTAGAGAAGCGTCAGAAAGCACATAATGGGTAAAGTCTGTGGCTGACATCCAAATGAGAAGTCATTGGACCGACTGTGGCAGTAATggctttgtttttggttgtttttgtt
This portion of the Etheostoma cragini isolate CJK2018 chromosome 17, CSU_Ecrag_1.0, whole genome shotgun sequence genome encodes:
- the LOC117960961 gene encoding homeobox protein vent1-like; translated protein: MVKYFSVDWLAQSHQHTARTEEGHGAGVDTAPTCRPHIPCMVQPRPPAFGKGYLQPKPKASKPDEPTEPAGRESGHDSSLMCSPFHPTSCASPISEISGYSSGYESEAASSEGSDMEKDAAQRRVRTKFTPEQIGKLEKIFTKHKYLDAGERVKAAQKLKLTETQVRTWFQNRRMKLKREVQDYLAPHIPPLMFQPLPPVQYHRLAGQRPHYPATGRVFYPLQVVPQLVMQQQQMPPHHPPHVMIRSPHFY